In Persicimonas caeni, a single window of DNA contains:
- a CDS encoding polymorphic toxin-type HINT domain-containing protein, which yields MASHCCSCRRTHCSETEEGRRPIEDVDVGDRVWARNPETGEEDWREVTAVFVTPDKPVMELELVDDANASELLHVTGEHPFWVAGRGFGEAARLEPGDEVYTSRGGWVRGDYRDAAGEFIDNILAYL from the coding sequence TTGGCAAGCCATTGCTGTAGTTGCCGGCGAACTCACTGCAGTGAGACCGAAGAGGGCCGGCGACCCATCGAAGACGTCGACGTGGGTGACAGGGTCTGGGCGCGCAATCCGGAGACCGGTGAGGAGGACTGGCGCGAGGTGACCGCAGTCTTTGTCACCCCCGATAAGCCGGTCATGGAACTCGAACTGGTCGACGACGCGAACGCCTCAGAGTTGCTGCACGTCACCGGTGAGCATCCCTTCTGGGTCGCCGGGCGCGGGTTTGGCGAGGCCGCAAGGCTCGAGCCGGGAGACGAGGTCTATACCTCGCGCGGCGGATGGGTGCGCGGTGACTATCGGGATGCAGCAGGCGAATTCATCGATAATATCCTCGCCTACCTGTAA
- a CDS encoding TspO/MBR family protein, which produces MSTFLQIAVSVIIAQLAGIIGAFATRSSVGSWYKTLDKPWFTPPNWLFGPAWITLYTLMGVAAWLVWRKGGFSDEGVRVALIAYGVQLVINAAWSPAFFGARSPMAGLVIIAVLWVAIIVTIYLFAQHSKAAAWLLAPYLAWVTYASALNFEIWRLN; this is translated from the coding sequence ATGAGCACATTTCTCCAAATCGCCGTGTCGGTCATCATCGCCCAACTCGCCGGTATCATCGGCGCGTTCGCGACGCGGTCGTCGGTCGGCAGTTGGTACAAGACTCTCGACAAGCCGTGGTTCACCCCGCCCAACTGGCTGTTCGGTCCGGCGTGGATCACGCTCTACACGCTCATGGGCGTCGCCGCGTGGCTCGTGTGGCGCAAAGGGGGCTTCTCCGACGAGGGTGTGCGCGTGGCGCTGATCGCCTACGGCGTCCAACTCGTCATCAACGCGGCGTGGTCGCCGGCGTTCTTCGGGGCGCGCTCGCCGATGGCCGGGTTGGTGATCATCGCGGTGTTGTGGGTGGCCATCATCGTCACGATTTACCTGTTCGCGCAGCACAGCAAGGCCGCGGCGTGGCTGCTGGCGCCGTATTTGGCGTGGGTGACGTATGCGTCGGCGCTGAATTTCGAGATTTGGCGGTTGAATTGA
- a CDS encoding NAD(P)(+) transhydrogenase (Re/Si-specific) subunit beta: MLQILDIAALVAPESLQTIGYLAAAILFILALAGLSRQETARAGNVAGIAGMALAVVVTLFSRGDLSYALTAGCIVAGGAVGALAAAKVRMTAMPEMVAILNGFGGLGTVFVGFSSYLTEAEYASSAAMNIHLVEVYVGVAIGALTFVGSMVAWGKLAGRWTSAPVLLPARHLLNLVLLAGLIAAAVPVMGAAPGEAVVFLGVNAAISALLGLHLVAAIGGADMPVVVSLLNSYSGWAAAAAGFMLGNDLLIITGALVGSSGAILSHIMAEGMNRSLVNVVFGGFGTSDQKTPGDRGSGSSRGAEAGEARATDADEVAQLLERAERVAIVPGYGMAVARAQHAVSQLTRKLRRAGKEVTFGIHPVAGRMPGHMNVLLAEAEVPYDLVLEMSQINPTFADTDVVLVVGANDIVNPSATDDPTSPIWGMPQMQVWKADTVVVLKRSLSPGYAGVANPLFFRENTRMFFGDAREQLEALGERL; encoded by the coding sequence ATGCTGCAGATACTCGACATCGCCGCACTCGTCGCCCCCGAGAGCCTGCAGACCATCGGCTACTTGGCCGCCGCGATCCTGTTCATCCTCGCGCTCGCCGGGCTGAGCCGCCAGGAGACCGCGCGGGCGGGCAACGTCGCCGGCATCGCCGGCATGGCCCTGGCGGTTGTGGTGACGCTCTTTTCGCGCGGCGACTTGTCGTACGCGCTGACCGCCGGATGCATCGTCGCCGGCGGCGCGGTGGGCGCGCTCGCCGCCGCGAAGGTGCGCATGACCGCCATGCCCGAGATGGTCGCCATCCTCAACGGCTTCGGGGGCCTGGGCACCGTCTTCGTGGGCTTTTCGAGCTACCTGACCGAGGCGGAGTACGCCTCGAGCGCGGCGATGAATATCCACCTCGTCGAGGTCTACGTGGGCGTGGCCATCGGCGCGCTCACCTTCGTCGGCTCGATGGTCGCCTGGGGCAAACTCGCCGGGCGCTGGACGAGCGCGCCGGTGCTGCTTCCGGCGCGCCACCTGCTCAACCTCGTCCTGCTCGCCGGGCTCATCGCCGCGGCCGTGCCCGTCATGGGCGCCGCCCCCGGCGAGGCGGTGGTGTTCCTGGGCGTCAACGCCGCCATCAGCGCCCTGCTCGGCCTGCACCTCGTCGCCGCCATCGGCGGGGCCGACATGCCCGTGGTCGTCTCGTTGCTGAACAGCTACTCCGGCTGGGCGGCCGCCGCCGCGGGCTTCATGCTCGGCAACGACCTGCTCATCATCACCGGCGCGCTCGTCGGCTCGAGCGGAGCCATCTTGAGCCACATCATGGCCGAGGGCATGAACCGCTCGCTCGTCAACGTCGTCTTCGGCGGCTTCGGCACGAGCGACCAGAAGACGCCCGGCGACCGAGGCAGCGGGAGCAGCAGGGGCGCCGAGGCCGGCGAAGCCCGCGCGACCGACGCCGACGAGGTCGCCCAGCTGCTCGAGCGCGCCGAGCGCGTGGCCATCGTCCCCGGCTACGGCATGGCGGTCGCCCGCGCCCAACACGCCGTCAGCCAACTGACCCGCAAGCTTCGCCGCGCCGGCAAAGAGGTCACCTTCGGCATCCACCCCGTCGCCGGGCGCATGCCCGGGCACATGAACGTGCTCCTGGCCGAGGCCGAAGTCCCCTACGACCTCGTCCTCGAGATGTCCCAGATCAACCCCACCTTCGCCGACACCGACGTGGTCCTCGTCGTCGGCGCCAACGACATCGTCAACCCCAGCGCCACCGACGACCCCACCAGCCCCATCTGGGGCATGCCGCAGATGCAGGTGTGGAAGGCCGACACGGTCGTCGTGCTCAAACGAAGCCTCTCGCCGGGCTACGCAGGCGTGGCCAACCCGCTCTTTTTTCGGGAGAACACGCGCATGTTCTTCGGCGACGCGCGCGAACAGTTAGAGGCTTTGGGGGAGAGACTCTGA
- a CDS encoding metallophosphatase domain-containing protein — MTTLVAISDTHGRHRSVDVPDGDILVHAGDFSSFGSEDDLEDFNSWLGSLPHAEKIVVAGNCDHICETSPAEVRALLTEAHYLQDSAVEIAGLKFWGSPWQPIFHHMAFNLPRGEALAEKWAMIPADTDVLVTHGPPHGILDRTSRGQQVGDRALLARVTEVKPTCHIFGHVHESSGMVEQQGTCFINAACNAAGDRPFVYEL, encoded by the coding sequence ATGACGACACTCGTAGCGATCAGTGACACCCATGGCCGCCACCGAAGCGTCGACGTGCCCGACGGCGACATCTTGGTCCACGCCGGAGACTTCTCGAGCTTCGGAAGCGAGGACGACCTCGAGGACTTCAACAGTTGGCTCGGCTCGCTGCCCCACGCCGAAAAGATCGTCGTCGCCGGCAACTGCGACCACATCTGCGAAACCTCTCCGGCCGAGGTCCGCGCCTTGCTGACCGAGGCGCACTACCTGCAGGACAGCGCGGTCGAAATCGCGGGGCTGAAGTTCTGGGGAAGCCCCTGGCAGCCGATCTTCCACCACATGGCGTTCAACCTGCCCCGAGGAGAGGCCCTCGCTGAAAAGTGGGCAATGATTCCCGCCGACACCGACGTGCTCGTCACCCACGGGCCTCCCCACGGCATCCTCGACCGCACCTCACGCGGCCAACAGGTCGGCGACCGCGCGCTGCTCGCGCGGGTGACCGAGGTGAAGCCCACCTGCCATATTTTCGGCCATGTTCACGAATCGAGCGGGATGGTCGAGCAACAAGGCACCTGCTTCATCAACGCGGCGTGCAATGCCGCGGGCGACAGGCCGTTTGTCTATGAGCTTTAG
- a CDS encoding DUF4279 domain-containing protein codes for MNRNDMASEYIDDYPTCERTDAALWVFPGNKPHDWVDQVLGLAPSQVLHRGVASIGPRHIGYQVTPPLDAWCYSSRDFLDSRDSRRHVDWLLDALEQVRAGIEELRCHDGVRLAVVCDWWSAHGHGGPALWPAQMERLAELELELSFDIVFCGTEKATLILGDEDAVDEAVSARRYQPMPFVEVAGRRQQRGCAVESAEGHGNVHHVVPYLGENADCERAAARILIYPGAHTPDWVTETLQVEPTQTVRGGVPQLNPRSGIMHTPPLNLWEVDSEEAVDSRELRRHLDWVLDRIEPASRALRQLQANPEVEMRMGSSWWSASGKGGPTLWPTQMRRMARLGLSWSVDAMFFGDEES; via the coding sequence ATGAACCGAAACGATATGGCATCTGAATACATCGACGACTACCCAACCTGCGAGCGCACAGACGCTGCGCTGTGGGTCTTCCCCGGCAATAAGCCTCACGATTGGGTAGATCAAGTGTTGGGCCTCGCACCGTCGCAGGTGTTACACCGAGGGGTGGCTTCGATCGGGCCACGGCATATCGGTTATCAGGTCACGCCTCCCCTCGATGCCTGGTGCTACTCCTCACGGGACTTCCTCGATTCACGGGACTCGCGGCGCCACGTGGACTGGCTTCTCGATGCGCTAGAGCAGGTTCGAGCGGGGATTGAAGAGCTGCGGTGTCACGATGGAGTGCGCTTGGCCGTAGTCTGCGATTGGTGGTCGGCCCATGGTCACGGCGGCCCGGCGTTGTGGCCCGCGCAGATGGAACGACTTGCTGAACTCGAGCTCGAGTTGTCCTTCGATATTGTGTTCTGCGGTACTGAGAAAGCAACTTTGATCCTCGGAGATGAAGATGCAGTGGATGAGGCGGTGTCAGCGCGTCGATATCAACCGATGCCATTTGTGGAGGTAGCCGGTCGACGGCAGCAGCGGGGCTGCGCTGTCGAGTCGGCAGAGGGGCATGGGAATGTGCACCACGTTGTTCCGTACCTGGGCGAAAACGCAGATTGTGAGCGTGCCGCTGCGCGGATCTTGATATATCCGGGCGCTCATACGCCGGATTGGGTGACAGAGACACTTCAGGTCGAGCCCACCCAAACCGTTCGTGGAGGCGTACCGCAGCTGAACCCACGCAGCGGGATTATGCACACGCCGCCACTCAACCTCTGGGAAGTTGATTCTGAAGAGGCGGTTGACTCACGCGAGCTTCGTCGCCATCTGGACTGGGTGCTCGATCGCATCGAGCCCGCATCCCGAGCGCTGAGGCAGCTGCAAGCTAATCCCGAAGTCGAGATGCGAATGGGAAGCTCGTGGTGGTCTGCATCGGGTAAGGGCGGGCCAACACTGTGGCCGACTCAAATGCGGCGAATGGCAAGGCTCGGCCTCAGTTGGAGCGTGGATGCGATGTTTTTCGGCGACGAAGAATCGTGA
- a CDS encoding Re/Si-specific NAD(P)(+) transhydrogenase subunit alpha translates to MKLTIPRETRPGEHRVAGTPASVERLCRLGYDVLVERDAGARAGLADSDYEAAGATIVSQTEQLWAQADIVTKVRPPTPDEADMLREGALLISHVWPEQHPGLLDRLAEREATVLSLERVPRISRAQAVDVLSSMAGIAGYRAVIDAAHAYGRFFTPQMSAAGSTPPVRVMVIGAGVAGLAAIAQAHKMGAKVRAFDTREAVREQVESLGAEFLEVELEESGSGEGGYARTMSPEYIEAEMALFAEQMPQTDILITTAAIPGKKAPRLITKPMVESMPSGSVIVDLAVATGGNCELTCPDEVVDHHGVTVLGPTDLANQMPTQASAFFAENVANLVDLLGPADAFELDLHDEIIRGMLLLQDGGEVELPEQPEKPEPMPPRETAQPPEPRREPEDRPTRKRLLTAAGLALLVALFLAVGLYAPAEFVGHFTVFVLACFVGWQLIWNVTPSLHTPLMSVTNAISGIVVVGGILQVTQGASAAVLALAGAAVVVTSINIFGGFWVTQRMLGMFRAESASNGERS, encoded by the coding sequence ATGAAACTCACAATCCCCCGCGAAACACGCCCAGGCGAGCACCGCGTCGCCGGCACGCCGGCGAGCGTCGAGCGCCTGTGCCGTCTCGGCTACGACGTGCTCGTCGAACGAGACGCCGGTGCCCGAGCCGGCCTCGCCGACTCCGACTACGAGGCTGCGGGCGCGACGATCGTCTCGCAGACCGAGCAGTTGTGGGCGCAGGCCGATATCGTCACGAAGGTGCGCCCGCCGACGCCCGACGAGGCGGACATGCTGCGCGAGGGCGCGCTGCTCATAAGCCACGTCTGGCCCGAGCAGCACCCTGGCCTGCTCGACCGGCTCGCCGAGCGCGAGGCGACCGTGCTCTCCCTGGAGCGCGTGCCGCGCATCAGCCGCGCGCAGGCCGTCGACGTGTTGAGCTCGATGGCCGGCATCGCCGGCTACCGGGCCGTGATCGACGCGGCGCACGCCTACGGGCGGTTCTTCACCCCGCAGATGAGCGCGGCGGGCTCGACGCCGCCGGTGCGCGTGATGGTCATCGGCGCGGGCGTCGCCGGGCTGGCGGCCATCGCGCAGGCCCACAAGATGGGCGCCAAGGTACGCGCCTTCGACACCCGTGAGGCGGTGCGCGAGCAGGTCGAGAGCCTGGGCGCCGAGTTCCTCGAGGTCGAGCTCGAGGAGTCGGGCAGCGGCGAGGGAGGCTACGCGCGCACCATGAGCCCGGAGTATATCGAAGCCGAGATGGCGCTATTCGCCGAGCAGATGCCCCAGACCGACATCCTCATCACCACCGCCGCCATCCCCGGCAAGAAGGCGCCCCGGCTCATCACCAAGCCGATGGTCGAGTCGATGCCGTCAGGCTCGGTGATCGTCGATTTGGCGGTGGCCACCGGCGGAAATTGCGAGCTGACCTGCCCCGACGAGGTCGTCGACCACCACGGGGTCACCGTGCTCGGGCCGACCGACCTGGCCAACCAGATGCCGACGCAGGCGAGCGCTTTCTTCGCAGAGAATGTCGCCAACTTGGTCGACTTGCTCGGGCCGGCGGACGCGTTCGAGCTCGACCTGCACGACGAGATCATCCGCGGGATGTTGCTTTTGCAGGACGGCGGCGAGGTCGAGCTTCCCGAGCAGCCCGAAAAACCCGAGCCGATGCCGCCTCGCGAGACCGCGCAGCCACCCGAGCCTCGCCGAGAACCCGAGGATCGACCCACACGCAAACGCCTGCTCACCGCCGCGGGCCTCGCGCTCCTCGTCGCGCTCTTCCTGGCCGTAGGCCTCTACGCCCCGGCCGAATTCGTGGGCCACTTCACCGTCTTCGTGCTCGCCTGCTTCGTGGGCTGGCAGCTCATCTGGAACGTCACCCCGTCGCTGCACACCCCGCTGATGAGCGTGACGAACGCCATCAGCGGCATCGTGGTCGTCGGGGGCATTCTGCAGGTCACACAAGGGGCGAGCGCGGCCGTGCTGGCCCTGGCGGGCGCGGCGGTCGTGGTGACGAGCATCAATATCTTCGGCGGCTTCTGGGTCACCCAGCGCATGCTCGGGATGTTTCGCGCTGAATCCGCTTCCAACGGTGAGAGGTCGTAG
- a CDS encoding PhoPQ-activated protein PqaA family protein encodes MFSRISSSRTSPRLLALLLTSMLLVTACGDDSDQKPLQDQDTGVLADAGDIGADAQQDAQHDAGQDAQQDSGDSIVRDKPLDEFVADDSDFSYEVAWEKSSTVANSWLLDVTSGEWRSSEEVDRTTWRHDVILTVPKNADTTTALVIINGGDNDGGSPAQNDDEVSTAELVATLVRTPVVSISQIPNQPLTIFGEGEDMVEDDLVASSWYKAIETGDPTWSAYFPMARAVVRSMDAVQDHMDGLDQPVDNFVLTGFSKRGATTYLATAADPRVIAMAPGVFDFLNFRPQAAHHLAVYGEPAPAVADYAEYNLLERVADPDAQVLLDTSDPYAYRDRFTMPKLIMASPGDQFFLPDAMRFYIDDIPGETLVRYVPNTGHGLVPEGEELLDTIKPLVEWYKAIANDQARPTVSWTHDAGELTMTTSTEPDSVKLWTATNDQARNFRIDVVGAIWESQELTADTNGDYTATVDAPAAGYTAYLIEATFGQEIYTTQVYVTPDD; translated from the coding sequence ATGTTTAGCCGTATCTCCTCGAGTCGCACTTCGCCTCGCCTGCTCGCCCTTCTGCTTACCTCGATGCTGCTCGTCACCGCCTGCGGAGACGACAGCGACCAGAAGCCGCTCCAGGACCAAGACACCGGCGTTCTGGCCGATGCCGGCGATATCGGCGCCGACGCTCAGCAAGACGCCCAGCACGACGCCGGGCAGGACGCCCAGCAAGACAGCGGCGACTCGATCGTGCGCGACAAGCCGCTCGACGAGTTTGTGGCCGACGATAGCGACTTCAGCTACGAGGTCGCCTGGGAGAAGTCGAGCACGGTCGCCAACAGCTGGCTGCTCGACGTCACCTCCGGCGAATGGCGGAGCAGCGAAGAGGTCGACCGCACCACCTGGCGCCACGACGTCATCTTGACGGTGCCCAAGAACGCCGACACGACCACGGCGCTGGTCATCATCAACGGCGGCGACAACGACGGCGGCTCGCCGGCGCAAAACGACGACGAGGTCTCCACCGCCGAGCTCGTGGCGACGCTCGTGCGCACGCCCGTGGTGAGCATCTCGCAGATTCCCAACCAGCCGCTGACCATCTTCGGCGAGGGCGAGGACATGGTCGAAGACGACCTGGTCGCCTCGAGTTGGTATAAGGCCATCGAGACCGGCGACCCGACCTGGTCGGCCTACTTCCCGATGGCGCGCGCGGTCGTCCGCTCGATGGACGCCGTCCAAGACCACATGGACGGGCTCGACCAGCCCGTCGACAACTTCGTGCTCACCGGCTTCTCCAAGCGCGGCGCGACCACCTACCTGGCCACGGCCGCCGACCCTCGCGTCATCGCCATGGCCCCGGGCGTGTTCGACTTTCTGAACTTCCGGCCCCAGGCCGCCCACCACTTGGCCGTCTACGGCGAGCCGGCCCCGGCGGTCGCCGACTACGCCGAGTACAACCTCCTGGAGCGCGTCGCCGACCCCGACGCCCAGGTCCTGCTCGACACGAGCGACCCGTACGCCTACCGCGACCGCTTCACCATGCCCAAGCTGATCATGGCCTCACCGGGCGACCAATTCTTCCTGCCCGACGCCATGCGCTTTTATATCGACGATATCCCCGGCGAAACGCTCGTGCGCTACGTCCCGAACACCGGCCACGGTCTGGTCCCCGAGGGCGAAGAACTCCTCGACACCATCAAGCCGCTCGTCGAATGGTACAAGGCCATCGCCAACGACCAGGCGCGCCCCACGGTGAGCTGGACCCACGACGCCGGCGAGCTGACCATGACGACCTCGACGGAGCCCGACTCGGTCAAGCTGTGGACGGCCACCAACGACCAGGCACGCAACTTCCGCATCGACGTCGTCGGCGCCATCTGGGAGTCCCAGGAACTCACCGCCGACACCAACGGCGACTACACCGCCACCGTCGACGCGCCCGCGGCGGGGTATACGGCGTATCTGATCGAGGCGACGTTCGGCCAAGAGATCTACACCACGCAGGTGTACGTGACGCCGGATGACTGA
- the tnpA gene encoding IS200/IS605 family transposase codes for MPYTRLRYHFIFATKNRARWIWPDVESFLYPVLVRLIKRAGGHAIRLGGVEDHVHIVSALEPKVSVSDFLERIKSESSQAVRGRFKNLWGFGWQDGYGAFTLNPTDMDRILEYVENQKEHHRTGNLWLPYEKLADKLVGPDGLPANKAPSTSARPIVSRGLRRQHHRLARQMWGASWWTEVSSNSGRSLRSHPATETPLRFTSRGGAPATPPLI; via the coding sequence ATGCCTTACACCAGACTTCGCTACCACTTCATCTTCGCCACCAAAAACCGTGCCCGTTGGATTTGGCCTGATGTCGAGTCATTTCTGTACCCAGTCCTCGTGCGGCTCATCAAGCGTGCCGGGGGACACGCCATTCGCCTTGGTGGAGTCGAAGACCACGTCCATATCGTCAGCGCACTGGAGCCGAAAGTTTCGGTAAGTGACTTTTTGGAGCGCATCAAGTCGGAGTCATCACAGGCAGTACGTGGACGATTTAAGAACCTGTGGGGATTCGGTTGGCAGGATGGCTACGGAGCGTTCACTCTGAATCCGACCGATATGGACCGCATCCTCGAGTACGTGGAGAACCAGAAAGAGCATCATCGGACCGGAAACCTCTGGCTGCCCTACGAGAAGCTTGCGGATAAACTCGTAGGTCCGGATGGACTACCAGCGAACAAGGCGCCTTCCACGTCGGCTCGACCAATCGTGTCACGTGGACTTCGACGCCAGCACCATCGACTGGCCCGCCAAATGTGGGGTGCGTCATGGTGGACTGAGGTGAGCTCAAACTCCGGGCGTTCCCTTCGGTCACACCCGGCTACAGAGACCCCTCTCCGTTTCACTTCGAGGGGTGGCGCTCCGGCTACGCCTCCGCTTATCTAA
- a CDS encoding alpha/beta hydrolase yields MPHKSLTLLLTTALLTLAACASSPAEQPDQQDKEQQTMPDATQQPSLEGTWQGPLTVPGAQLTLVFHLDKTDDGTWNATMDSPDQGATGIPVSAVEHDGDKVTIAVVSIGGVFTGTLSDDGTAIDGEWSQGSSSLPLDLERTEAKEAKGVNRPQNPEPPFPYTVEEVKFAGGEPTKGTADAVQLAGTLTLPEGEGPHPAVVLLTGSGPQDRDEALAGHRPFWVLADYLTRHGVAVLRFDDRGVGESTGTFEDATIADFTQDAIAAAEFMAQRDDIKADAIGLVGHSEGANVAPRASNASDKVAFIVLLAPTAVPGHELLARQNRLVFEGLGMSAEGAQTYEKNMHAVLRKIVAVPLDKPVPDELRKELRADFNAAIDAMSPEDLAVYGVVDDNTRKVVLDQLVGQLTKPWMRSFLAMTPQKTFQKVDVPTLALFGAKDVQVSSEQNAPVLEEALGDDADATVETLEGLNHLFQPANTGLPAEYSQIETTLSPKMLETLVQWMAEKGYAEAGE; encoded by the coding sequence GTGCCCCACAAAAGCCTCACCCTGCTGCTCACCACCGCCCTACTCACCCTCGCCGCCTGCGCCTCGAGCCCTGCCGAGCAACCAGACCAACAGGACAAGGAGCAACAAACGATGCCCGACGCCACCCAGCAGCCGTCCCTCGAGGGCACCTGGCAAGGCCCGTTGACCGTCCCCGGCGCCCAACTCACGCTCGTCTTTCACCTCGACAAGACCGACGACGGCACCTGGAACGCCACAATGGATAGCCCCGACCAGGGCGCGACGGGCATCCCCGTCTCGGCCGTCGAGCACGACGGCGACAAGGTCACGATCGCCGTGGTGAGCATCGGCGGGGTCTTCACGGGCACGCTCTCGGACGACGGAACCGCCATCGACGGCGAGTGGTCCCAGGGCAGCTCGTCGCTCCCGCTCGACCTCGAGCGCACCGAGGCCAAAGAGGCCAAAGGAGTCAACCGCCCGCAGAATCCCGAGCCGCCCTTCCCCTACACGGTCGAAGAGGTGAAATTTGCCGGCGGCGAGCCGACGAAGGGAACCGCCGACGCGGTGCAGCTCGCGGGGACGCTGACCTTGCCCGAGGGCGAAGGCCCGCACCCGGCGGTCGTGCTGCTGACCGGCTCGGGCCCGCAGGACCGCGACGAGGCCCTCGCCGGCCACAGGCCGTTCTGGGTGCTCGCCGACTACCTGACCCGCCACGGCGTGGCCGTGCTGCGCTTCGACGACCGCGGCGTGGGCGAGTCGACCGGCACGTTCGAAGACGCGACCATCGCCGACTTCACCCAGGACGCCATCGCCGCGGCCGAGTTCATGGCCCAGCGCGACGACATCAAGGCCGACGCCATCGGGCTCGTGGGCCACAGCGAGGGCGCCAACGTCGCCCCGCGGGCGTCGAACGCCTCCGACAAGGTCGCCTTCATCGTGCTCCTCGCCCCCACCGCGGTGCCCGGCCACGAGCTCCTCGCCCGCCAAAACCGGCTCGTCTTCGAGGGCTTGGGCATGAGCGCCGAGGGCGCCCAGACCTACGAGAAGAACATGCACGCCGTGCTCCGTAAGATCGTCGCGGTGCCCCTCGACAAGCCCGTCCCTGACGAGCTTCGCAAGGAGCTTCGCGCCGACTTCAACGCCGCCATCGACGCGATGAGCCCCGAAGACCTCGCCGTGTACGGCGTCGTCGACGACAACACCCGCAAGGTCGTCCTCGACCAACTCGTCGGACAGCTCACCAAGCCGTGGATGCGCTCCTTCTTGGCGATGACGCCCCAGAAGACCTTCCAGAAGGTCGACGTCCCCACACTCGCCCTCTTCGGCGCCAAGGACGTGCAAGTCTCCTCCGAGCAGAACGCCCCCGTGCTCGAAGAGGCGCTCGGCGACGACGCCGACGCGACGGTCGAGACCCTCGAGGGCCTCAACCACCTCTTCCAGCCGGCAAACACCGGATTGCCCGCCGAGTACTCGCAGATCGAGACGACGCTCTCGCCGAAGATGCTCGAGACGCTAGTGCAATGGATGGCGGAAAAAGGATACGCGGAGGCGGGCGAGTAG